The following proteins come from a genomic window of Kocuria palustris:
- a CDS encoding acetyl-CoA C-acyltransferase: protein MPDRSADPSAPLLLLGRRTPLTRAGTALADVPVHRLLAPILQRLVTETGLAPESVADVVMGNAVGAGGNLARLSALEAGLPLSVPGVTVDRQCGSGLDAVVLACRLAQAGAGSAFLAGGAESISTAPLRGRRGADGEVEFYRRARFSPEHLGDPGMGEAAETVAREHGIDRQRQDAFALRSHRRALEAAAAGRFRDELVPVTGARGEVTADNGPRPRLNADLLARFPAAFVDGGTVTAGNSCADADGAAAVLIATPAAAHGLRATTALAFRGASTLGVDPTRLGLGAAAAAARLLAEQGVAARQLAAVEFNEAFAGQVLACTDLLGIDERVLNADGGALALGHAYGASGAVSVVRLLARACDLPEGSLLLAMISSAGGIGTAALFEKTALPGPTR from the coding sequence GTGCCCGACCGCTCGGCTGATCCCTCAGCGCCTCTGCTCCTGCTCGGGCGCCGGACCCCGCTGACACGAGCAGGGACCGCGCTGGCCGACGTGCCCGTGCACCGTCTGCTGGCGCCGATCCTGCAGCGGCTCGTGACGGAGACGGGCCTGGCGCCGGAGTCCGTCGCGGACGTCGTGATGGGCAACGCGGTGGGCGCCGGAGGCAACCTGGCACGGCTGTCGGCCCTGGAGGCCGGGCTGCCGCTGTCGGTCCCGGGGGTCACGGTCGATCGGCAGTGCGGCTCGGGGCTCGACGCCGTCGTGCTGGCCTGCCGACTGGCGCAGGCCGGAGCGGGAAGCGCCTTCCTGGCCGGCGGCGCCGAGAGCATCAGCACGGCTCCGCTGCGAGGCCGTCGCGGCGCGGACGGGGAGGTCGAGTTCTACCGGCGCGCCCGCTTCAGCCCCGAGCACCTGGGGGATCCGGGCATGGGTGAAGCCGCGGAGACCGTGGCCCGGGAGCACGGGATCGACCGTCAGCGCCAGGACGCGTTCGCGCTCCGCAGCCATCGCAGGGCGCTCGAGGCGGCCGCCGCCGGCCGGTTCCGTGACGAGCTCGTGCCGGTGACCGGTGCCCGCGGCGAGGTCACGGCCGACAACGGCCCGCGTCCGCGCTTGAACGCCGACCTGCTGGCCCGCTTCCCGGCGGCATTCGTCGACGGAGGGACCGTGACCGCCGGGAACTCCTGCGCCGACGCGGATGGGGCCGCTGCAGTCCTGATCGCGACCCCGGCGGCGGCGCACGGCCTGCGAGCGACGACGGCCCTGGCCTTCCGCGGCGCGTCGACCCTGGGGGTGGACCCCACGCGACTGGGCCTGGGAGCGGCTGCCGCGGCGGCTCGGCTGCTGGCGGAGCAGGGGGTGGCCGCGCGGCAGCTCGCGGCGGTCGAGTTCAACGAGGCCTTCGCCGGGCAGGTGCTCGCCTGCACCGACCTGCTGGGCATCGACGAGCGCGTGCTCAACGCCGACGGCGGAGCCCTGGCCCTCGGCCACGCCTACGGCGCCTCCGGGGCAGTCTCGGTGGTCCGGCTGCTGGCCCGAGCGTGCGATCTGCCGGAGGGCAGCCTGCTGCTGGCCATGATCAGCTCGGCCGGCGGCATCGGCACGGCGGCGCTCTTCGAGAAGACCGCCCTCCCCGGGCCCACGCGCTGA
- a CDS encoding AMP-binding protein: MPFLDRLSRWAEQRPQDTAVVCADDRLSWSGLRSRAAELAASGEVVGILQQGTGTEFVVRWAAGVAERRVCAVLDPALPESIGGAVSQRCRDVLPESAAPAHLRDGPDDSAFLVGLTSGTTSVPKGFLRSRGSWRRSFEASTRHFDLRSEDRVLVPGPLSSSMNLYALSECLHAGAAAVVLPRFDSAAARAAITAEGVTRVVAVPTMLRLIAERALAAGESAHGLRAIVCAGQKLDPQTLAAARRWAPNAVIWEYFGAAELGFVAAQEHPPGEIRTLDPTAVGLPFPGVEAVIVDHDGRVLPEGSTGSIAVRSDLVCDGYLWGDDGRAFARIADLATVRDQGFLRDGRLHVLGRASEMINTGGLNIYPQEVEAAIGSVPGVAEAVVVGLPDPSRGQRLVAGVLLEDEGADRQSLRAALETMLASTKRPQQYWRLGELPVTGGGKISRAVLRSWIEEGDPRARPLG; encoded by the coding sequence GTGCCCTTCCTGGACCGTCTCTCCCGCTGGGCCGAGCAGCGTCCGCAGGACACGGCCGTCGTCTGCGCCGACGACCGGCTGAGCTGGAGCGGGCTGCGCTCGCGGGCTGCCGAGCTGGCGGCTTCAGGGGAGGTTGTCGGGATCCTGCAGCAGGGCACCGGCACGGAGTTCGTCGTGCGATGGGCCGCGGGGGTGGCCGAGCGGCGCGTGTGCGCGGTCCTGGATCCGGCTCTGCCCGAGAGCATCGGCGGCGCGGTGAGCCAGCGCTGCCGCGACGTGCTCCCGGAAAGCGCAGCACCGGCACACCTGCGCGACGGGCCCGACGACTCCGCCTTCCTGGTGGGCCTGACCTCCGGCACCACCTCGGTGCCCAAGGGGTTCCTGCGCAGCCGCGGCTCCTGGCGACGCTCCTTCGAGGCCTCGACCCGGCATTTCGACCTGCGCAGTGAGGACCGGGTGCTGGTGCCCGGCCCGCTGTCGTCGAGCATGAATCTCTACGCTCTCTCCGAGTGCCTGCACGCCGGCGCCGCCGCCGTCGTCCTGCCGCGCTTCGACAGCGCGGCGGCCCGTGCGGCGATCACCGCCGAGGGCGTCACCCGGGTGGTGGCCGTGCCGACGATGCTGCGCCTGATCGCCGAGCGCGCCCTGGCTGCCGGAGAGTCTGCGCATGGACTGCGTGCAATCGTCTGCGCGGGGCAGAAGCTGGATCCGCAGACGCTGGCCGCGGCCCGCCGATGGGCGCCGAATGCCGTGATCTGGGAGTACTTCGGCGCCGCGGAGCTCGGCTTCGTGGCCGCTCAGGAGCATCCGCCGGGGGAGATCCGGACGCTCGACCCGACGGCGGTGGGGCTGCCGTTCCCCGGCGTGGAGGCGGTCATCGTGGACCACGACGGCCGTGTCCTTCCGGAGGGCAGCACCGGCAGCATCGCCGTGCGCTCCGATCTGGTGTGCGACGGCTACCTGTGGGGCGATGACGGCCGGGCATTCGCGCGGATCGCAGACCTGGCGACGGTGCGGGATCAGGGCTTCCTGCGCGATGGGCGGCTGCACGTGCTGGGCAGGGCCTCCGAGATGATCAACACGGGCGGGCTGAACATCTACCCGCAGGAGGTGGAGGCCGCGATCGGCTCTGTGCCGGGGGTGGCCGAGGCCGTCGTGGTGGGCCTGCCGGATCCTTCTCGCGGACAGCGCCTGGTCGCCGGCGTCCTTCTCGAGGACGAAGGGGCGGATCGGCAGAGTCTGCGGGCCGCGCTGGAGACCATGCTGGCCTCGACCAAGCGGCCCCAGCAGTACTGGCGTCTGGGTGAACTGCCCGTCACCGGCGGAGGGAAGATCAGTCGAGCCGTGCTGCGATCCTGGATCGAGGAGGGAGATCCCCGTGCCCGACCGCTCGGCTGA
- a CDS encoding zinc-dependent alcohol dehydrogenase family protein — protein sequence MRGVIMHSPGEVRVQDRDDPQIVEPTDAIIKVTAACVCGSDLWPYRGAQDVEDQPMGHEYVGVVEQVGDSVTTVKPGDFVVGSFMTSDGTCEICQAGYQSRCVDTTPMGGIGTQAQLARIPQADGTLVATPEHPDDDLIPSLLAASDVLGTGWFAADAAAAGPGKTVAVVGDGAVGLMGILAAQQMGAERIIAMSRHESRQKLAREFGATDIVTERGDDGVAKIKELTGGLGAHSVIEAVGTQEAMLQAIKSTRPGGHVGFVGVSHGVELPGDLLFGSTVHLHGGPAPVRRYLPELIQLILDRKIEPGKVFDKRLPLEEAAEAYRLMDQREAIKVLLEV from the coding sequence ATGCGCGGCGTCATCATGCACAGCCCCGGCGAGGTCCGGGTCCAGGATCGCGACGACCCCCAGATCGTCGAGCCCACGGACGCGATCATCAAGGTCACGGCCGCCTGCGTCTGCGGCTCGGACCTGTGGCCCTACCGCGGGGCCCAGGACGTGGAAGATCAGCCCATGGGCCACGAGTACGTGGGCGTCGTGGAGCAGGTCGGCGACAGCGTCACCACGGTGAAGCCCGGGGACTTCGTGGTGGGGTCGTTCATGACCTCGGACGGCACCTGTGAGATCTGCCAGGCCGGCTACCAGTCGCGCTGCGTGGACACCACGCCCATGGGCGGGATCGGCACGCAGGCGCAGCTCGCTCGCATCCCCCAGGCAGACGGCACGCTCGTGGCCACGCCGGAGCACCCGGACGATGACCTCATCCCGTCGCTGCTCGCAGCCTCGGACGTGCTGGGCACCGGCTGGTTCGCCGCCGACGCCGCAGCCGCCGGCCCGGGCAAGACCGTGGCCGTGGTCGGCGACGGCGCCGTGGGCCTCATGGGCATCCTGGCCGCCCAGCAGATGGGCGCAGAGCGCATCATCGCCATGTCCCGCCACGAGTCCCGGCAGAAGCTTGCCCGCGAGTTCGGCGCCACGGATATCGTCACCGAGCGCGGAGACGACGGCGTGGCCAAGATCAAGGAGCTCACCGGCGGCCTCGGCGCGCACAGCGTCATCGAGGCCGTGGGCACCCAGGAGGCCATGCTCCAGGCCATCAAGTCCACCCGCCCCGGCGGTCACGTGGGCTTCGTCGGCGTCTCCCACGGCGTGGAGCTGCCCGGCGACCTCCTCTTCGGCAGCACGGTCCACCTGCACGGCGGCCCCGCCCCGGTGCGCCGCTACCTCCCGGAGCTGATCCAGCTGATCCTGGATCGGAAGATCGAGCCCGGCAAGGTCTTCGACAAGCGCCTGCCGCTCGAGGAGGCCGCGGAGGCCTACCGCCTCATGGACCAGCGCGAGGCCATCAAGGTGCTGCTGGAGGTCTGA
- a CDS encoding MFS transporter: MLPGLPGGALLGGVVAAEWLPILGWRGMFLLGGVLPVIMIAVMFFCPESPGYLVARGRPGDQTKARMLIHQATKVPVDQSTALVPELGGRSRGSIAALFDQKYRATTIAVGAVYLANWIAWFLLLQWMPTALHMLGLSTSDAAFGTIVVNGAFILFSFPISFLLPRVQLRKLLLGMFTVGILVSLGLGLAGSQWTVIFVLIALAGLGIGGQQLVLNYLVAGTYSTELRGVATGFSIGVGRLGSIVGSALGGTLLAAFGPNGYFAVLAVPLAVAAIATVLVRAPKTPSSH, encoded by the coding sequence GTGCTGCCCGGCCTCCCCGGAGGGGCACTGCTCGGCGGCGTGGTCGCAGCAGAGTGGCTGCCGATCCTGGGGTGGCGCGGCATGTTCCTGCTGGGCGGCGTCCTGCCCGTGATCATGATCGCGGTGATGTTCTTCTGCCCTGAGTCCCCCGGATATCTCGTGGCTCGCGGCCGCCCCGGCGACCAGACGAAGGCTCGAATGCTCATCCACCAAGCGACGAAGGTCCCTGTCGATCAGAGCACCGCGCTCGTGCCGGAGCTCGGCGGGCGGTCCCGAGGCTCCATCGCCGCCCTGTTCGACCAGAAGTACCGCGCCACCACGATCGCCGTGGGCGCTGTCTATCTCGCAAACTGGATCGCCTGGTTCCTGCTCCTGCAGTGGATGCCGACCGCCCTCCACATGCTCGGGCTCTCGACGTCGGACGCAGCCTTCGGAACGATCGTCGTCAATGGGGCCTTCATCCTCTTCTCGTTCCCGATCTCCTTCCTCCTGCCCCGAGTCCAGCTGCGGAAACTGCTGCTCGGAATGTTCACGGTGGGCATCCTCGTCAGCCTGGGGCTCGGGCTGGCAGGCAGCCAGTGGACGGTGATCTTCGTGCTCATCGCACTGGCGGGGTTGGGCATCGGCGGCCAGCAGCTCGTGCTGAACTACCTCGTCGCTGGGACGTACTCCACGGAGCTGCGAGGTGTGGCCACCGGGTTCTCGATCGGTGTCGGGAGGCTCGGATCGATCGTGGGCTCCGCGCTGGGAGGAACTCTGCTGGCGGCCTTCGGCCCGAACGGCTACTTCGCCGTCCTCGCTGTCCCCTTGGCCGTCGCGGCCATCGCAACGGTGCTGGTCCGGGCACCGAAGACGCCCTCCTCCCACTGA
- a CDS encoding GNAT family N-acetyltransferase, producing the protein MIRDRRPEDLDRLSEVLAELAERAEVLPQHRQRAWLESTDAECSWVFDQAPVVVTPTRNIVGHVQFRPSPDTDWAREAAAQLGEDHAALMMIGRLFVKPSKHDQGIARYLLKESVKHVQGQGSTPLLDPDDPVLIPSSLPARLGFAPLRTSCGAVLVAAQRR; encoded by the coding sequence ATGATCCGAGATCGCAGACCTGAGGACCTCGACCGGCTGAGCGAGGTGCTCGCCGAGTTGGCGGAGCGTGCCGAAGTGCTGCCGCAGCATCGGCAGCGAGCGTGGTTGGAGTCCACGGACGCGGAGTGCTCCTGGGTCTTCGATCAGGCGCCCGTGGTCGTGACGCCGACCCGGAACATCGTCGGCCACGTGCAGTTCCGGCCGTCTCCGGACACCGATTGGGCTCGGGAAGCGGCCGCGCAGCTAGGTGAGGATCACGCTGCGCTCATGATGATCGGTCGGCTGTTCGTGAAGCCTTCAAAGCACGATCAGGGCATCGCCAGGTACCTGTTGAAGGAGTCGGTCAAGCATGTCCAGGGGCAAGGGTCAACGCCTCTGCTCGATCCTGATGACCCTGTGCTCATTCCGTCGTCGCTACCAGCCCGACTTGGATTCGCGCCCTTGCGCACTTCCTGTGGTGCCGTCCTCGTTGCGGCACAGAGGAGGTGA
- a CDS encoding DapH/DapD/GlmU-related protein — MERDELLERISRGEVIRGGSDLHAAMHEISQEALRITAALNTGYQDPGEVRRLLGALTGQEIDASVTVFPPLRSDFGKALRIGCDVFINSGCAFQDQGGITIGDRCLIGHNAVITTLNHDMDPTKRGDMHPAPVVLGDDVWLGANVTILPGVTIGDGAVVGASSTVTKDVPAGAVVVGTPAKQISSVPGYER, encoded by the coding sequence GTGGAGCGCGACGAGCTGCTGGAGCGGATAAGCCGAGGGGAGGTCATCCGCGGCGGATCGGACCTGCATGCGGCCATGCACGAGATCAGCCAGGAGGCGCTGCGCATCACCGCCGCGCTCAACACCGGTTACCAGGACCCCGGCGAGGTCCGACGTCTTCTGGGTGCGCTGACCGGTCAGGAGATCGACGCCTCCGTGACCGTCTTCCCGCCGCTGCGCTCGGACTTCGGCAAAGCCCTGCGCATCGGCTGCGACGTCTTTATCAACTCCGGCTGCGCGTTCCAGGATCAGGGCGGGATCACGATCGGCGACCGCTGCCTGATCGGGCACAACGCGGTGATCACCACGCTGAACCACGACATGGATCCGACCAAGCGCGGCGACATGCACCCCGCTCCGGTGGTCCTGGGCGACGACGTCTGGCTCGGCGCCAACGTCACGATCCTGCCCGGCGTCACCATCGGCGATGGGGCGGTGGTGGGCGCCTCCTCGACCGTGACCAAGGATGTGCCCGCGGGCGCCGTGGTGGTGGGCACTCCCGCGAAGCAGATCAGCTCAGTGCCCGGGTACGAGCGCTGA
- a CDS encoding MOSC domain-containing protein: MAHLERIGSTLVKGLGWSQHERIGVAVGGLDRDRRWTPVWADDLICLRAPQFPAMVRLVVEPGDLPGDDQHVVHQEARIRYYDRRIPARVHDGPLARRLSDEAGRQVLLARTLFSDAIVWGAPVSVLLRSELAGLPSDTHRYRPNLVIDDRDAPLALAAGSRLEVGAVTLGVVGELERCVIIDHDPVTGAKDHSLLRCIRPGALLAYGCMVVTEGELAVGDPVRAMLAA, encoded by the coding sequence ATGGCGCACCTCGAGCGGATCGGCTCCACCCTGGTCAAGGGACTGGGGTGGAGTCAGCATGAGCGGATCGGGGTGGCGGTCGGCGGGCTGGACCGGGACCGTCGCTGGACGCCGGTCTGGGCCGATGACCTGATCTGCCTGCGGGCCCCGCAGTTCCCGGCCATGGTCCGACTGGTGGTCGAGCCGGGGGATCTGCCCGGTGATGACCAGCACGTGGTCCATCAGGAGGCACGGATCCGCTACTACGACCGCCGGATCCCTGCGCGCGTGCACGACGGACCTCTCGCACGGCGACTCTCGGACGAGGCCGGGAGACAGGTCCTGCTGGCCCGCACCCTGTTCTCGGACGCGATCGTCTGGGGCGCGCCTGTGAGCGTGCTGCTGCGCTCCGAGCTGGCGGGGCTGCCGTCGGACACGCACCGCTACCGTCCCAATCTGGTGATCGACGACCGCGACGCCCCGCTGGCGCTCGCGGCCGGATCGCGCCTTGAGGTCGGTGCGGTGACGCTGGGGGTCGTGGGGGAGTTGGAGCGCTGCGTGATCATCGACCATGACCCCGTCACCGGGGCAAAGGACCATTCTCTGCTGCGGTGCATCCGTCCCGGGGCGCTGCTGGCCTACGGCTGCATGGTCGTGACGGAGGGCGAGCTGGCAGTGGGGGACCCCGTCAGGGCCATGCTCGCGGCCTGA
- a CDS encoding aldo/keto reductase, producing MTDLQNPASTFILNNGVEMPVIGLGVYQSEPEETAQAVEAALRAGYRLIDTAAAYGNEREVGQGLRDSGVPRDEVFLETKVWINDYGYQETLHAFDKAAGKLGVEQLDLLILHQALEGEFERTIQAYMALEQLLADGKVRAIGVSNFEVRHLEELMQRTTVVPAVNQIEYHPYFAQTEVEEFGREHGILTQSWSPIGGITSYRGLDGQEHTTFDDPTITQIAQAHQATPAQVMLRWQLQRGRQVIPKSVNPERIRENLDVFGFELTGDELGQLDALNTGKRGGPEPHQVTLEDFGKEIPEA from the coding sequence ATGACCGATCTGCAGAATCCCGCCAGCACGTTCATCCTGAACAACGGCGTCGAGATGCCCGTGATCGGGCTCGGCGTCTACCAGTCCGAGCCGGAGGAGACGGCCCAGGCCGTCGAGGCCGCGCTGCGCGCCGGATACCGCCTGATCGACACCGCCGCGGCCTACGGCAACGAGCGCGAGGTCGGGCAGGGCCTGCGCGATTCCGGCGTCCCGCGCGACGAGGTCTTCCTGGAGACCAAGGTCTGGATCAACGACTACGGCTACCAGGAGACGCTGCACGCCTTCGACAAGGCCGCCGGCAAGCTCGGTGTGGAGCAGCTCGACCTGCTGATCCTGCACCAGGCCCTCGAAGGCGAGTTCGAGCGCACGATCCAGGCGTACATGGCCCTCGAGCAGCTGCTCGCAGACGGCAAGGTCCGTGCGATCGGTGTCAGCAACTTCGAGGTCCGCCACCTGGAGGAGCTCATGCAGCGCACCACCGTGGTGCCTGCCGTGAACCAGATCGAGTACCACCCGTACTTCGCTCAGACCGAGGTCGAGGAGTTCGGGCGCGAGCACGGCATCCTGACCCAGTCCTGGTCCCCGATCGGCGGCATCACCAGCTACCGCGGTCTCGACGGCCAGGAGCACACGACCTTCGACGACCCGACGATCACGCAGATCGCCCAGGCTCACCAGGCCACCCCGGCGCAGGTCATGCTGCGCTGGCAGCTGCAGCGCGGCCGTCAGGTGATCCCCAAGTCGGTGAATCCCGAGCGCATCCGCGAGAACCTGGACGTCTTCGGCTTCGAGCTGACCGGCGACGAGCTGGGGCAGCTCGATGCCCTGAACACCGGCAAGCGCGGCGGACCGGAGCCGCACCAGGTGACGCTCGAGGACTTCGGCAAGGAGATCCCGGAGGCCTGA
- a CDS encoding VOC family protein, translated as MDTAPRPALHTTVLDTQNVASLADFYRSLLGWDYAPGTEKDSGEWRTLLGPGGVRLSFQRVEALPPSTWPSPDVPQQIHLDLTLETVDELRALKPRLLELGAVMLQDSLDDPEERLLIVADPAGHPLCVFVP; from the coding sequence ATGGACACCGCACCCCGCCCCGCCCTGCACACCACGGTCCTGGACACCCAGAACGTGGCCTCGCTGGCTGACTTCTACCGTTCGCTGTTGGGCTGGGACTACGCGCCCGGGACCGAGAAGGACTCCGGCGAGTGGCGCACGCTGCTCGGACCCGGCGGCGTCAGGCTCTCCTTCCAGCGGGTGGAGGCGCTCCCGCCTTCGACCTGGCCGAGTCCCGACGTGCCGCAGCAGATCCACCTCGATCTGACTCTCGAGACCGTCGACGAGCTGCGGGCCCTGAAGCCTCGCCTGCTCGAGCTCGGTGCCGTCATGCTGCAGGACTCCCTGGATGATCCGGAGGAGCGGCTGCTGATCGTGGCAGACCCGGCCGGTCACCCTCTGTGCGTCTTCGTACCCTGA
- a CDS encoding thioesterase family protein, producing the protein MTAEQAFFHRTGPTTFEPTEHASGAWSEEDHHFASIAGLVVHELERFRSDQGDSQLQLGRISYDILGRLPMSELTVDVEVLRPGRTIELLQATVTIAGRAVVIARAWYLSHADTADVVGGQAEPMPSPEEVEPWEMSNGWPGGYIAQIQARVVQQRPGRATVWLHSPSEIVAEETAGDLARFFSSIDAANGIAVRQQTDRWTFPNVDLTAHLHRVPEGTWTGLDTEVIWGPDGVGLTSSTLHDARGPVGTAEQILTLRRI; encoded by the coding sequence ATGACCGCCGAGCAGGCCTTCTTCCATCGCACCGGCCCCACCACGTTCGAGCCCACCGAGCACGCCTCGGGCGCCTGGTCGGAGGAGGATCACCACTTCGCCTCCATCGCCGGCCTCGTGGTGCACGAGCTCGAGCGCTTCCGCTCCGACCAGGGCGACTCGCAGCTGCAGCTCGGCCGGATCAGCTACGACATCCTGGGGCGTCTGCCCATGTCCGAGCTGACCGTCGACGTCGAAGTCCTGCGACCCGGGCGGACCATCGAGCTGCTGCAGGCCACCGTGACCATCGCCGGACGCGCCGTCGTCATCGCCCGGGCCTGGTACCTCTCGCACGCGGACACCGCCGATGTCGTCGGCGGCCAGGCCGAGCCGATGCCCTCTCCGGAGGAGGTCGAGCCCTGGGAGATGAGCAACGGGTGGCCGGGCGGCTACATCGCCCAGATCCAGGCCAGGGTCGTGCAGCAGCGTCCGGGGCGGGCAACCGTGTGGCTGCACAGCCCGTCGGAGATCGTGGCCGAGGAGACCGCCGGCGACCTCGCCCGGTTCTTCTCCAGCATCGACGCCGCCAACGGGATCGCCGTCCGCCAGCAGACGGACCGGTGGACCTTCCCCAACGTCGATCTCACCGCCCATCTGCACCGGGTCCCGGAGGGCACCTGGACCGGCCTGGACACCGAGGTCATCTGGGGCCCGGACGGCGTGGGACTCACCAGCTCCACGCTGCACGACGCCCGCGGACCCGTCGGCACGGCCGAGCAGATCCTGACACTGCGTCGGATCTGA
- a CDS encoding bile acid:sodium symporter family protein, with product MAQHSQTAPGGGSTGGSSKEQRSSRRAVTVFPLLILAGAAVALLFPQAFAGWGAGVTPALMIIMFGMGLTLSLPDFALVLKRPLPVIAGVILQFTIMPLLALGIATALDLPPQLAAGMILVGSVPGGTSSNVVTYLAKGDVALSVTMTSLSTLLSPLLTPLITLALAGQFLEVPTGSLALSLVQIVLVPIILGLIIHSLLPGFVRRVESILPWVSVLGITYVVIAVVSGSGEVLAAAGLGLIVGVILHNLLGYGLGYAVAALVRFPVASRRAVSVEVGMQNSGLASGLAAQYFTPEAALPGAIFSVWHNISGGILASIWGRRRPDDHAEPTHR from the coding sequence ATGGCCCAGCACTCGCAGACCGCACCCGGCGGAGGATCGACCGGCGGATCGAGCAAGGAGCAGCGCAGCAGTCGACGCGCCGTGACGGTGTTCCCGCTGCTGATCCTGGCCGGAGCCGCCGTCGCCCTGCTGTTCCCGCAGGCCTTCGCCGGCTGGGGCGCGGGGGTGACGCCGGCGCTGATGATCATCATGTTCGGCATGGGGCTGACGCTGTCCCTGCCGGACTTCGCGCTCGTGCTGAAGCGGCCGCTGCCCGTGATCGCCGGAGTCATCCTGCAGTTCACGATCATGCCGCTGCTTGCTCTGGGCATCGCGACCGCCCTCGATCTGCCGCCGCAGCTGGCTGCGGGCATGATCCTGGTGGGCTCGGTGCCGGGCGGCACGTCGTCGAACGTCGTGACCTACCTGGCCAAGGGTGACGTGGCGCTTTCGGTGACCATGACGTCGCTGTCCACGCTGCTCTCGCCGCTGCTGACGCCGCTGATCACCCTGGCGCTGGCCGGTCAGTTCCTGGAGGTGCCCACCGGGAGCCTGGCCCTGTCGCTCGTGCAGATTGTCCTGGTCCCGATCATCCTGGGGCTGATCATCCACTCTCTGCTGCCCGGATTCGTGCGGAGGGTCGAGTCGATCCTGCCGTGGGTCTCGGTGCTGGGCATCACCTACGTGGTGATCGCCGTGGTCTCCGGCTCCGGCGAGGTGCTGGCCGCTGCCGGCCTGGGTCTGATCGTGGGCGTCATCCTCCACAACCTGCTGGGCTACGGCCTGGGGTATGCAGTTGCAGCGCTCGTGCGCTTCCCGGTGGCTTCCCGACGCGCGGTCTCCGTCGAGGTCGGCATGCAGAACTCGGGGCTGGCCTCAGGCCTGGCCGCGCAGTACTTCACGCCCGAGGCGGCCCTGCCCGGGGCCATCTTCTCGGTGTGGCACAACATCTCCGGCGGGATCCTGGCCTCGATCTGGGGCCGTCGTCGTCCGGACGATCACGCGGAGCCCACGCACCGCTGA
- a CDS encoding RidA family protein has product MPLASNTNDDGASGPVASWTPRSRWARCSTCPTARPAGRARRSHRVLLRRARRRRSAHLRTGVLRLGTIVGEGDSDVQVEQVFTNMRAAVEEAGGSMDDIVSTTTYLTDVTQAPSISAARARHFTGDVLSTHTVIGVAALARPQFLVEISAIAHLG; this is encoded by the coding sequence ATGCCGCTCGCCTCGAATACGAACGACGACGGCGCTTCCGGACCCGTCGCGTCGTGGACGCCTCGGTCGCGGTGGGCGAGATGCTCCACCTGCCCGACGGCCCGCCCTGCCGGCCGAGCCCGCCGCTCGCACCGTGTGCTCCTACGGCGTGCGCGCCGGCGACGATCTGCACATCTCCGGACTGGTGTCCTTCGCCTCGGCACGATCGTGGGCGAGGGCGACAGCGACGTCCAGGTGGAGCAGGTCTTCACGAACATGCGCGCGGCGGTGGAGGAAGCCGGCGGGTCCATGGACGACATCGTCTCCACGACCACCTACCTCACCGACGTCACCCAGGCCCCGTCGATCAGCGCGGCCCGCGCCCGGCATTTCACCGGCGACGTCCTGTCCACGCATACCGTGATCGGGGTGGCCGCCCTGGCCCGCCCGCAGTTCCTGGTGGAGATCTCGGCGATCGCGCACCTGGGCTGA
- a CDS encoding Lrp/AsnC family transcriptional regulator, producing MVTAESASPRALDELDQALLRELRGNGRMAISELARRVGAAESTCHKRVGALVESGVITGFRAEVDPAALGLSIEVLISIRVHPHARRSLTRFQAYLTDLPESRQVYFLAGDRDFLVHAAVRDTEALRALVSDRISMREEVASTNTSLIFDHSPR from the coding sequence ATGGTCACCGCAGAATCCGCCTCGCCTCGTGCCCTGGATGAGCTGGATCAGGCCCTGCTGCGCGAGCTGCGCGGCAACGGGCGAATGGCGATCAGCGAGCTGGCTCGTCGAGTGGGGGCGGCGGAGTCGACCTGTCACAAGCGGGTGGGTGCGCTGGTCGAGTCCGGGGTGATAACCGGCTTCCGCGCCGAGGTGGATCCTGCTGCGCTCGGGCTGTCGATCGAGGTGCTCATCAGCATCCGCGTCCACCCGCACGCCCGTCGTTCCCTGACGCGATTCCAGGCCTACCTGACGGATCTGCCCGAGTCGCGGCAGGTTTACTTCCTCGCCGGGGACCGCGACTTCCTGGTCCACGCGGCGGTGCGCGACACCGAGGCCCTGCGCGCTCTGGTCTCGGACCGGATCAGCATGCGCGAGGAGGTCGCGTCCACCAACACGAGCCTGATCTTCGACCACTCGCCGCGATGA